From the genome of Nicotiana sylvestris chromosome 2, ASM39365v2, whole genome shotgun sequence, one region includes:
- the LOC104221990 gene encoding probable galacturonosyltransferase-like 10, translated as MILSKKHIFLLFVSISLLLIPASAIRGFIEKPKANFDGYLRYVESPEYRNSEECPILESDLSVCDPNLIHIAMTLDSHYFRGSIAAVHSVLKHTSCPENIYFHFVTSKDFDFQQLTQTVMSIFPSLSFKVYSFDELRVKNLISSSIRQALDNPLNYARTYLAEIIEHCVERVIYLDSDVILVDDIQKLWSISLTGSRIIGAPEYCHANFRTYFNDNFWSDTKFSKVFQGKKPCYFNTGVMVMDLGKWRKGDYTEKIENWMEIQKEKRIYELGSLPPFMLVFGGEIEGIDHKWNQHGLGGDNLVNSCRTLHPGPVSLLHWSGKGKPWVRLDQGNPCPVDLLWAPYDLYRLSLHDSLDQHQRRL; from the coding sequence ATGATTCTTTCTAAAAAACACATTTTTTTGCTATTTGTGTCAATTTCTTTGCTTCTAATTCCAGCAAGCGCTATCAGAGGATTTATTGAGAAGCCTAAGGCAAATTTTGATGGATATTTGAGATATGTTGAATCTCCAGAGTATAGAAATAGCGAAGAATGTCCAATTTTAGAGTCAGATTTATCAGTTTGTGACCCAAATTTGATACATATAGCTATGACTCTTGATTCACATTATTTTAGAGGTTCAATAGCAGCAGTACACTCAGTTTTAAAGCATACTTCTTGTCCCGAAAATATTTATTTCCATTTCGTGACCTCCAAAGATTTCGATTTTCAACAGTTGACACAAACAGTTATGTCTATATTTCCATCTCTGAGCTTCAAAGTTTACAGCTTTGATGAATTACGTGTcaagaatttgatatcatcttcAATTCGTCAAGCTCTTGATAATCCATTAAATTATGCTAGAACTTATTTAGCTGAGATTATTGAGCATTGTGTTGAAAGGGTAATTTATTTGGATTCTGATGTGATTTTAGTTGATGATATTCAAAAGCTATGGTCGATTTCATTAACTGGTTCAAGAATTATTGGAGCTCCAGAATATTGTCATGCTAATTTCAGAACATATTTCAATGACAATTTTTGGTCTGACACAAAATTCTCAAAGGTATTTCAAGGTAAAAAGCCATGTTATTTTAATACAGGGGTAATGGTAATGGATTTAGGAAAATGGAGAAAAGGAGATTATACTGAAAAGATTGAAAATTGGATGGAAATACAAAAGGAGAAGAGGATATATGAATTGGGATCATTGCCACCATTTATGTTAGTATTTGGAGGAGAAATTGAAGGAATTGATCATAAATGGAATCAACATGGATTAGGTGGAGATAATTTGGTGAATAGTTGTAGAACATTGCATCCAGGTCCAGTTAGTTTATTGCATTGGAGTGGTAAAGGTAAACCTTGGGTTAGACTTGATCAAGGAAATCCTTGTCCTGTTGATCTTTTATGGGCACCTTATGATTTGTATAGATTGAGCCTTCATGATTCTTTGGACCAACACCAGCGGAGATTGTGA